In the Acidovorax sp. A79 genome, one interval contains:
- a CDS encoding EthD domain-containing protein — MMKRMTLLAKREGMATSDFRAYWAGPHAQLALGMNGIVKYTHNRVDKVLWASDGEPAFTVDGVVELSFSDAEAMRQAQASVVGAKFIPADEPQFLRGWTLCVVEEQGDEPQEQCTKVLIPFHAQPETRNALWSELQDLDKASGMRSVLNWTVSTARRERLWAEPVPPTGVISAWLASVAKAHEAFEPESRLRRVVETYTTDGVAYLVDRLHIR; from the coding sequence ATGATGAAACGTATGACGCTTCTGGCCAAGAGGGAAGGGATGGCCACGAGTGACTTCCGTGCATATTGGGCGGGGCCTCATGCGCAGCTTGCACTCGGGATGAATGGAATTGTCAAATACACGCACAACCGGGTGGACAAGGTTTTGTGGGCGAGCGATGGTGAGCCGGCCTTCACCGTGGATGGTGTCGTCGAACTGTCTTTCTCCGACGCCGAGGCCATGCGGCAGGCCCAAGCGTCAGTTGTAGGGGCCAAGTTCATTCCGGCCGACGAGCCGCAATTCCTCAGGGGTTGGACGTTGTGCGTTGTGGAGGAGCAGGGCGACGAACCTCAAGAGCAATGCACCAAGGTGCTCATTCCGTTCCATGCGCAGCCAGAGACGCGCAATGCGTTGTGGTCTGAACTGCAAGACCTGGATAAGGCTTCAGGGATGCGTTCGGTGCTGAACTGGACGGTGTCGACGGCACGGCGCGAGAGACTCTGGGCGGAGCCTGTCCCTCCCACAGGGGTCATTTCCGCTTGGCTCGCCAGTGTCGCGAAGGCTCATGAAGCGTTCGAGCCCGAGTCCAGGCTCCGCCGGGTGGTCGAGACGTACACCACAGATGGCGTTGCCTATCTCGTCGACCGGCTCCACATCAGGTAA